In Mycetocola spongiae, the genomic stretch GTCGTTGAAGAACTTCAGAGTCTTCTCGACCGCGGCCAGGAAGTCTTCAGCAGTTCCGATATCGTTGATCGCGACCTGCTTGGGGGTCGAGGCGGTCGTTTCGCTTGTCATTTAGTGGTTGCTCCAGAATGGACAGGGTTTCGGGCCGGTCGCGAACAGGGTGTCCATATGGATGAACGCACGGTATTTCGCGGCGGCAGAACGGATAGATTTGTCACAGATGTGACACACCATCCTAACCCTGTTTGGCCCCGCTTTTCAACCCGCCGACGATCTGTCGGAGCGCGGTTTCCGGATCGCGGGTTCGGAAACGATTTTTATCAACACCCGCGCGCGGAAAAAGCATCCGCCGGCGCGGAATTTTGGGGCCCGATACCCGGGCCGGATCGCCGCCCGGAGCGGCGATTCCCGGGGCCCATACGAACCCCGGGAACCCAGCACTAGCCGCGGCCGAGCAGGGTGGCGCGCAGGGTATCCAGGCCCACGCCACCGATATCCAGGGCCTCGCGGTGGAAATCGCGAATATCAAAGGCTTCACCCGCCGCGGCGGCATAGGCATCGCGCAGCTGCTCCCAGATGCGCTGACCGACCTTATAGGACGGGGCCTGGCCGGGCCAGCCGAGATAGCGGTTGACCTCAAATTTCACAAAGCCCTCGTTCATATTGACGTTTTTGCCAAAGAACTCCAGCGCATGCGCCGCATCCCAGGTGCCGCCACCGCCGGGCAGCTCCTTTTCCAGGTGCACGCCGATATCCAACACCACGCGGGCGGCGCGCATGCGCTGCCCGTCAAGCATGCCGAGACGATCCGCGGGGTCGTCAAGATAGCCCAGCTGCTCCATCAGGCGCTCGGCATATAGGGCCCATCCCTCGGCGTGCCCCGAGGTGCCCGCGAGCTGGCGGCGCCAGGTATTCAGCTTGCCGCGGTTATATACGGCCTGGCCGATCTGCAGGTGGTGTCCGGGGACACCCTCGTGATAGACCGTGGTGAGCTCGCGCCAGGTATCAAACTCGGTGACGCCGCGCGGCACCGACCACCACATGCGTCCGGCGCGGGAGAAGTCATCGGTGGGCCCGGTGTAATAGATGCCACCCTCCTGCGTGGGGGCGATCATGCACTCCAGCGTGCGAATCTCCTCGGGGATATCAAACTGGGTGGCACCCAGCTCGGCCACGGCGCGGTCGCTGGTCTCCTGCATCCACTTCTGCAGGGCATCGGTGCCGTGCAGCTTGCGGGAGGGGTCGCGATCGAGGAAGGCAATGGCCTCCTCCACGCTGGCCCCGGGGAGGATCTCGCGCGCCACGCTCTCCTGCTCGCTCACCATGCGGGCCAGCTCCTCGCGGCCCCATTCATAGGTCTCGTCGAGGTCAATCTCGGCACCGAGGAACTGGCGCGAGAAGAGCGCATAATTCTCGCGCCCAATCGCATCGCGGGTGGTGGCCACGGGGGCCAGGTCCTCCGTGAGGAACGCGGCGAGGCTGCGATAGGCGGAGCCCGCGGCGGCGGCCCCGCGCTCCAGGTCGGCGTTTAGGCTCGCCGGGCGGGCCTCGGCTCCCCCGGCCACAAAGCCGGTGAAGAATCCATCGGTTGCGCCCTGGCGGGCCACCTGATCGGCAACCTCCAGTACCTGGCGGCGGGCGGGGGTGACGCCCCGCTCGATGCCGAGCCGCAGCGTGCTGATATAGCCCGCGATCGCGGCGGGTACGGCGTCGAGTCGGCGCGCGATCACCGACCAGTCCTCCTCGGACTCGGTGGGCATCAGGTCAAAGCCGTCGCGAATCTCCTGGGCGGGCGAGGCGATCACGTTGAGGTTGCGCAGGGGCAACTGCGCGTCGTGGGTCTCCACGGACAGGGCGAGGCTCGCGCGCAGATCGGCGTGGGTCACCTCGTCCACGGAATCGGTGGGCGTCTCGGCGTCGAGAGCGGCAATCGTGGCAACCGCGGCGGCGCGGGAGGCCTCGAGGCCCGCGGGGGAATAATCGCCGAGGCGATCATTCACCTCATTACGCCCGATATAGGTTCCGACGGTGGGGTCAAGCTGAACGAGGGTGTCTACCCAGTCTTCCGCGATCTGGTCGATCCGAGTCTGGGGGCGAGAGGGCTGTGTGGTCATGTTTCCACCCTATCGCCGCACCCCGCCAAAGCCGAGGGGTCGCCCGCGCGGCGGGGGCTCGGCCCCCGGAGGGGCGGCGGCGGAGTTTATGCTCCGCCGCCTCGGGAGCTGCCCCTCCGGTTGATGCTATGCCCCGTCTCCGCGGGAATTATCCCCAAGACCGGCTCCCCCGCCAGGTATACGACCCCCACCCCGGCGGCCTCGGTCAGCGCGATGATATCCGCGCGGGCACCCACTTCCAGGTGTCCACGCGCCTCCTCGCCGAGGAACCGCGCGGCGGTCCCGGAACCCAGCTCCGCAAGATCGGGGAAGTCATATCCGCGCCCCCGCAGCCGGGCCAGGGCGAGGTCCAGGGTCAGGCTCGAACCGGCGAGGGTTGCACTTCCGCGCAGGGTCACGGCACCGTTGCGCACGCTCACGCGACGATCGATCAGGTCAAACTCGCCGTCCCCCAGGCCCGCCACCGCGGAGGCATCGGTGATCAGCATGACGCGCCGCGCCCCCGCCGCGGCGATCACCAGGTCGATAATCTCCGGGGCCAGGTGGTGGCCATCGGCGATCACCTCGATGCTCATCCGGTCATCCACCAGCGCCACCGGGATCGGACCCGGATCCCGATGACCCAGCGCGGGCATCGCGTTAAACACGTGGGTCATACCGCTCACCCCCGCGCCCACGCTGTCCCGAAAACCCCCGGCATCCACCGCCGTATGCCCCGCACTAAAAAGCAGGCGATCGGCAAACAGCGAGATCAGCTCGGTGGCGCCGGGGAGCTCCGGGGCGATTGTCATACTGCGTGCATAACCACCGGAAGCCGCGAGCAACTCGGCCAGGAATGCGGGATCGGGCGCGCGCAGCACCTCCGGGGAGTGTGCGCCCGCCCGCTCGGCCGAGAGGAACGGCCCCTCGAAGTGAATTCCCAGGACGGTGGGGGCCCGCCCCGAGTCGATGGCGGCGGCGATCGCGCGGGCCGCCGCGAGCATCCGCTCGGCCGGGCCACTCCCCACCGAGGCCAGGAGCGCGGTGGTTCCATGCGCCAGATGCGCGCGCGCCGCCGCGACCACGGCCTCGGGTGAGCCCGCGTTCATCGCAAACCCCCCGCCGCCGTGGCAGTGCACGTCAATCAACCCCGGGAGCAGCCGCAGCCCCGCCAAGTCCTCGAGGATTTCCCCGGGCTCGGGAGCGGGCGGCTCGCCCGCCCCGCGTGCCGCGATTTTACCCGCACGAATCCGCAGCCACAGCGGATTCCCCCGGGCGTCCTGGGCGCCGCGGAGAAGCCGGCCGGCGTCCATCAACCGTCCGCGCCCAGCAGCACGTTAACGGCGGCCTCCGCGCATACCCGGGAGGCACCAAAGGTTTGGATCCAGCCGCGCGCGGCCGAGAAATCCTCATGCGGCACCCCCATATCCAGGACGATGGTCTCGGGATGCGTGTCCAGTATCGCGGCGATTGCCTCGGCCTGCCAGGCAAAGCGGTGGGGGCTGCGGATAAGCAGCACCACCTCCCCCGCCGCGCCAAATTCATCCCGGAACTGGGAGGTTTCGGCGATCACCATCCCAAGCCCGTTATAGGTATCCTCGGCCATCGGCAGGGTTTCCACCCGCTGGCCCCGCCCGGCCAGCAGCGGGGCCACAGCGCCACCGGGGCTTCCGGCGGCGGGCGAGTGGGTGGGCTCCAGGGAGATCAAGAGCACGTTCTCCCCCGCCAGCCGGGTATTGCCGTGCGAGCGCACCACATCGGCGGCGAGCCGCGCACCAACCGCGTCATCGATCAGGGAGATATCCCCGCGCGGGCGGGTACCCAACCGCGCGATGCGCTCATTGGCCTCTTGAAGCCGCTCGAGCGGGAGCGTTCCGTCGGCCACCGCGGCGCAGATCGCCTCGGCCGCCGCATCCACGTCCCGCTGGAAGGCCCAGGATCCCAGGCAGAGCGCATCGGCCCCGGCCACCAGCGCGCGCACGGCGGCCTCGGGGAGCGGCGCAAAATCGGCAATGCCGCGCATCTCCAACGCATCGGTGATGATCACGCCGGTGAATCCCAGCTCCTCGCGCAGGATTCCGGTGAGCACGGCCCGGGAGATGGTGGCCGGCACATCGTCGATCTCCGTGAGCAGCACATGGGAGACCATGATGCTGTCCACCCCCGCGGCAATCGCGGCGCGGAACGGTGCAAGATATCCGGAGAGAAGCTCCTCGCGGGAGATCTCCAAGCGAGGCGTGCCCAGGTGGGCGTCGGTGCCGCTCTTACCGTGACCGGGAAAATGCTTGGCACAGGCGCTCACGCCCGCGCCCTGCAGCCCGCGCACCCAGGCCGCGGAGTGTTGGGCCACGCGTTCCCGATCCGGGCCGAAGCAGCGGATTCCGTTGGGGCTGAACGGGTTTACGGCGGTATCCACCGCGGGCGCGAGGTTCCAATCGATTCCGGCACGAACCAGGGTGAGCCCGAGTTGCTGCGCCGCGCGCTCGGTGCGTTCCAGATCGTCCACCCGGCCGAGAGCAAAATTACCCGGCACGGACGTGCCGCCATTATTCTCCAGGCGGTTTACGTCCCCGCCCTCCTCATCCGCCGCGATGATCGCGCCGGGGGCGAGCCGATGGATTTCCGCGGTGAGCGCATGCAGCTGCTTGGAGGACACGATGTCCTTGCCATAAACCACAAATCCACCGAGGCCGCGGTCGAGGCGTTCCGAGGCCCAGCGCGGCAGGGTCTTGCGTCCCACGCCGGGGAATAATACGCCTTGGGCGAGTCTCAAAATATCAGTCATATCTGGGGTCTTTCGGGTTAGCCCTTGACGGCGCCGCTGGTCATGCCGCCGACCAGCTTGCGCTGAACAAAGAGGAAGAAGATCAATACGGGGAGGGAGAAGATTGCCGAGGCCGCGATCATCGCGCCATAGTCCACTCCCTCTGAGGTCTGGAATGAAACGAGCCAGACCGGCAGCGTGTAATTGCCCTTGGAGCTCATCAGAACATAGGCGAAGATGAAGTCGTCCCAGGCGTTAATAAAGGCAAAAATCGAGGTGGCCACAATTCCCGGGGCCAGGAGCGGGAATAGCACCTTCACAAAGGACTGGAAGCGGCTGCACCCATCGATCATGGCGGCCTCCTCGAGGTCGATCGGGATGCCCTCAACAAAGCCACGCAGCGTCCACACGCTAAACGGCAAGACAAACGTGAGATAGGTGAGGATCAGGCCCGGGAGATAGTCCAGCGCCCCTAGGCTGCGCAGCATCAGATAGAGCGGGATGACCATCGCGGAGCTGGGGATCATCTGCACCAGGATCAATACCACAAGCAGCACACGACGCCCGAGGAAGCGGAAGCGCACGGCGGCCACGGCCGCACCAAGCGATACCACCATCGAGAGCAGCACCGTGACCAGCGAGACGATCAGCGAGTTCCGCGCAAAAACCCAAAAATCGGCGTGGTCAAAGGCCCGGGAATAATTATCCAGGCTGATCGGCCAGGGCAGGAACTGCGGGGTGCTGCTCATGATCTGCCCCGGGGACTTGAGCGAAGTGGCAAACATCCAGTACACCGGGAAGACCAGGATCACGGAGATAATCAGCGCGATGATATTGGCGCGGGTCCGGCTTTTCCGGGCAAAACCTCGTGCGCTCATTTGGGTCCTCCCTGGGCCGCTAGCTTCTTCACGTAGATGCTCGCGAATACCGCGAGCAGCGCGACGGTGATCATCGCGATCGCCGCACCGGTCCCATAGTCGTTTTTGGTGAATGCTGTGACATAGGAGTACACGCCCAGCGTCATGGTCTGTCCCCCGGGCCCACCCTGGGTGAGCACCCAGACCGGGGTGAAGGAGTTCACCGACCAGATCACCTCAAGCACGATGAGGATCGCCAGGATCGGGCGCATCATGGGCAGAGTGATATCACGGAAGGCACGGAAGGAGCCCGCGCCGTCCAGGCTCGACGCCTCGTAGAGTTCCTCGGGGATCTGCCCCAGCGAGGCATACATCGTAAGCACCACAAAGGGCAGACCCTTCCAGACGATCAGCAGGATGATCAGGGCCAGCCCCTCGCCGGGCCGGGAGAACCAGTCATGCGCGGTGAGGTCGCCAAAAATACGAAACTGGGTGAGGATCCAGTTCATCACGCCGTATTGCGGCTGGAACAGCCACTGCCAGACCAGGGTGGCCGAGACCATCGGCATCGCCCAGACCAGGACCAGCACCACGGTCAGGGTGAGCCGCGCCCACGTGGTGACCCGCTTCAGGAGATGGGCAAGCGCCAATCCGGCGATCATCATGCTGGCCACGCAGCATACGGTCACCACCACGGTGCGCAGCACCACCTGCCAGAACACGGGATCACCGAGGATCTTCAGGTAGTTGCCGAAGCCGATAAAATCGGCCGTTCCGGTAAACAGCGAGCGGGGACCAAAGTCCTCGAAGGAGAGCATCGCGAGGCGGACCAGGGGAAATCCGAGGATGATCAGGAGGATCAGCACGGCCGGCCCCACCATGAGGTAGGGCAGGCTGCGCGGACCGCCGATCCGGGATCCCGGGCGGCGGCGGCCCACGGGGCGCGCCGGCTCCGTGGGACGCCGCCGCTTCGGCGGGGCCGGGGGTGAAATTATCATGAGGCTAAACCCGTTTCAGCATCGTTGCGTGGAGGGAGGAGGACAAGGTTAGGAGCGTTAGCGCTTCAGCGAGTTCAACGCTTCACTCACATAGCGGTCATACTCGGCCGCGGCGGCGGGAATATCGGCTCCCCCGGCAATGCTCGAGAAGAACTGCTCGTTATAGCGCTCGCTCTCGAGTGCGGCCCAGCCGGGGCTCGCGGGCAGCGCCTTGGAGACGGTGGCGGCCTCGGCCGCGATCTGCAGCTGCTCGGTTACCCCGGAGGAGGGGATGAACTCGGGGACAATCGGCAGCAGGTTCAGCTCGGTGGCCATGCGCTGCTGGAACTTCTTACCCGTGACGATGGTGAGCCAATCGCGTGCCTGCTCCTGGTTTTTGCTCTGGGTGGCAATACCAATCGTGGATCCGGCAACAATCACGGGCTGGGTCCTGTCGGCCTCGTTTCCGGGCATCGCAAAGAACCCGATCTTGCCCTCAAGCGCGGGGTTCTTCTCCAGCACGCTCGCGGGCTCCCAGGCCTTGACATACAGCATCGCGGCCTTGCCATCGGCAAAGAGCTGGGTCTGATCCGGGTTATTGGTATTTACGCCCACCGAGGAGGGAATCGAGCAGGTCTCATGGAAATTACGCCAGTCGGCGAGGCCCCGCTGGGATTTTTCGGAGGACATCTCGGCGGCCCAGGTGCCGTCCTTCTCGGTGGCGATCTCGCCGCCGGCCGCAAAAACAAACGGGGCTCCGGCGAACCAGTACTGCCCGGGCATATAGAAGGGCGCAAAGCTATCCACCCCGGCCTGGGAGGCGGCCAGCGTATCGCAATTGGCCAGTAGCTCCTCGAGCGTACTCGGCGGCGTGGTGATCCCCGCGGCGGTAAAGAGTTCGGTGTTATACATGACCACCTTGGTGCCTCCGTAGAGCGGGGTGGCATAGAGGTCGCCGTCGTATGTCGAGGGGGCGGCGAGGCCGGGAAGCCACTGCGCGGAGTCCTCGAAGTCCTTTTTATATTCGGTGATATTACTGAGCCCACCGGAATAGGTCTGCAGCGGGGTCTGGGTGTTACCCATCTCCACGATATCCGGGGAGTTATTCGAGGCTAGGGCGGTGGTGAGCTTGGTCGCGATGCTGTCCCACTGCTGAATCTCGATATTCACGGTGGTATCGGGATACTTCTTCTTAAACTCCTCGTTCACCTCCTGGATGAGCGCGTTATCGCCGGGGCCGCCGGTCATCATCCAAATCGTGAGCTTTTCCGGGGTGCTCTCCGGGGCGGAGGCCGAGCATCCGGTCAGGGCGAGGGTGCCCACGGCCAGAGTTGCCAAAAACTTCGTTGTTGATCGCATCAGTATTCCGTTCGTTTTTCTGGGGTTGGGTGGGAGCGCTAGGCGCCCAGGGGACACGCGTGCAGGCTTTCCACCACACGCGTTTGGTCAATATGGATCAGGGGAAGGTGTTCCACGGTCACGCCGAGCGAGCCGTAGAGCACCTCAAGCGAGGCGGCGAGGGCGCCGAGCAGTCCGGCGGAATCCTCCAGATCGGCATGGCGCAGGGTGGCCCGCACACCCACGGCCTCCTCCACGGCCGCGGCGGTCGCGGAAAATACCTCGCGGGCGAGCGATTCGGAAAATCCCCCGGTGAAGAGCACCGTGCGGGGTTCATAGGCCAGCGCGATGATCGAGACCAGGTGCCGCAAACCCGCGTGAATTTCGGATTCAAGATCCCCAAAATTCTCGGGGTGGTCAAAGATCTCGCGCGCCGAGTCCAGCACATAGCCGCGGGCCCGGGCGGTGGCCAGCAGGCCGGCGCCCGAGAGCAGGTCACGCAGGCGCAGGCTGGATCCGGGTACCGGAAGCCGCCCAAATTCGCCGAGTAGCCCGGTCTCGCCGGCGAGGATGCCCCCGTCGAGCGATACGGCCGAACCGAGTCCGGTTCCCAGCGCAAAAAGCACCGTGGTCTGATCCTCGGCGAGCTCGCCATAGCGCAGCTCCCCCAGCAGGGCCAGGTTGGAATCGTTCTCGATCCTGGTGGGGACCCCGAGCGCCGCGGTCACCTCGCGAATGAAATCCTCGCCGAGGATTTGCCCGAGGTTATGCGAGCCAACCACGCGCCTCCGGTCGCCCGAAACGGCTCCGGGCACGCCGATCGCCACGGCACCGAGTTCACTCCCCGAGGCCGTCTTGGCCACGAGCGAGTGGACGTGCCGGGCGATCCAGGATCCTAGCTCGGCTGCGGAGGAATCCCGCGGTGTGGCAAAGCGCCCGCGGATGAGCGAGTTGCCCATCGCATCGGCCACCACGATCCGGCAGTTGGTACCGCCCAGATCCACGCCGCAGACCAGGGCCGCCTCCGCGTTAAAGCGCACCGTGGTGGCATGCCGGCCGGGGCCGGTGCGCACCACAATCTCGCCCTCCCGGGCGAGATTTGCCGACATAATCTCGTCAATCACGCGAAAGACTGTGGCGCGGCTCAGCCCGGTCTCGCCGACCAGGTTTTGCCGTTCAAATTCTTTTCCGGAAAGTAATTGGGCCAAAACCGCACTGCGGTTGGCCTCCCGGGGATAGACTGTTGTTCTCATTAATCTCACAATGAACAGAATTGGATTTTGATCACAGTACCGCACCCCTCAGACCCAAAACAAGACCGGATTTCCGGAAAATTTGCGCCACCGGAAGCGCCGTTTGTGTTGCCTGAAACCACAGAATAAGGACCCAAGATGCCCACGCCACCACCCGCCTCCCGGGATCGCCTCCACCTGATCCTCATGCTCGCCCTTACCTTTTCCACCGGAATCATTGACGCCGTGGGCTATCTCGGGCTGGACCGCGTGTTCACCGGAAATATGACCGGCAACGTCGTCATCCTGGGCATGGGAATCCTCGGCGCCGATGATCTGCCCGTGGTCGGCCCACTGATCGCGCTGGCAGCCTTCATTATCGGGGCCGTGATTGGCGGCCGCGCCCTGCGGCCCATCGCCGAGGGCTGGACGGTACGCTCCACGCTGATGATCGCGATCACCGGCCTCATCCTCGCCGGCACCGCCGTAATCTGCGCGATCAGCCCCGCCGCGGAGAGCGAGACCGTGCAGTTCCTGGTCACCGGGCTCCTGGGACTCGGCATGGGAATCCAGGCCGCCACCGCTCGCCACCTGGCGGTAGCGGATATCACCACCGTGGTGGTCACCTCCACAATCACCGGGCTCGCTGCCGACTCGCGCCTGGCCGGCGGAACCGGCGCCCGCTGGCAGCGCCGGGTACTCGCGATCTCCCTGATCGGACTCGGGGCACTCACGGGTGCGGCCACACTCCTGCTCCACCTCTCGGTCGGGCTCGCCCTGGCCGCGGCGCTCACCCTGGTGGTCGCCTGGATCGGACACCCGCGGGCCGGCGCACCGGCCGCGGGCTAGCGCTCACGCCGCGGGGCTGCCCCGGCAATGCATAAAGCGGCCGTTCCACCCGGGGTGGAACGGCCGCTTTCGGGGTGGGGCTGCGCTAGTGTGCGGCCTCGTCCCAGTTGGAACCGTGCCCCACCTGCACCTCAAGCGGCACGGTGAGCTCGGCCGCGCCGGCCATGCGCTCGCGCACGATCTTTTCCAGCGCCTCGGCCTCGCCGGTGGCCACCTCAAAGATCAACTCATCGTGTACCTGGAGCAGCATCCGACTCTCCAGCTGCGCCTCGCGCATATCGGCCGCGACGTTGATCATCGCGATCTTCATAATATCGGCGGCGCTGCCCTGAATCGGGGCGTTTAGCGCGGCGCGAGCGGCGTTATCCCGGAGCACCCGGTTGGGGCTGGCCAGATCGGGGAACAGGCGACGACGGCCGAAGATCGTGGTGGTATAGCCGTCGATCTTGGCCTGCTCCACCACATCGCGCAGATAATCGCGCACGGCACCAAAGCGCTCAAAATAATCGGACATCAGCTTTTTGGCCTCGCCGGTATCGATCCGCAGCTGCTTGGACAGGCCAAACGCGCTCAGGCCATAGGCCAGCCCATAGGACATCGCCTTCACCTTGGTACGCATTTCGTTGCTGACCTCGGCGGGCTCCACACCAAAGATGCGGGCACCCACAAAGCGGTGCAGGTCCTCGCCCGTGCGGAACGCCTCGATCAGGCCCTCATCGCCGGAGAGATGCGCCATGATGCGCATTTCAATCTGAGAGTAATCGGCGGTGAGGAGGGACTCAAAACCCTCACCCACCTGGAAGGCCGCACGGATATGGCGACCCTCGGCGCTGCGCACCGGAATATTCTGCAGGTTTGGGTCGGCGGAGGACAGCCGCCCGGTGCTTGTTCCGGTCTGGATATAGGTGGTATGCACGCGGTGATCGGGCGCAATCGCCTTATCGAGGGTCTCCACGATCTGGCGCAGCTTGGTGGCATCGCGGTGCTCCAGCAGCAGCCCGAGGAACGGGTGCGGGCTCTTGGCCTGCAGATCGGCGAGCGAGCTGGCATCGGTGGAATATCCCGATTTATTGGCCCGGGTCTTGGGCATGCCCAGCTGATCAAAGAGCACTTCCTGGAGCTGCTTGGGGGAACCGAGGTTCACCTCGCGCCCGATCTCGGCATAGGCCCGCTCGGCCAGATCGGCCGCCGTGGTTCCCAGCTGCGCGGAGAGCGCCGCGAGTTCGCCGTGGTTCACGGCCACGCCGTATTCCTCCATCTGGGCGAGGATCGGCGTGGAGGGGATCTCGATATCCCGCAGCACCGAGGCCGAACCCTCGTCGAGGATTGCAATCTGGGCCGCGGCCACGCGGGCCACATACCAGGCCTGAAGCGCCGGGTTATCGGCGTTATCCTCGGGCACCAGCTGATTGGGATCGGCCACGGGCATATGCTCGTCGAGATAGCGGGTGACCAGTTCGCCGAGGGTCTTATCGGGGCTCGCGGGGCGCAGGATCCACCCGGCGATGAGCGTATCGGTCTGCAACCCGCCGATGGGCAGCTGTGCATGCGCGAGGGCCTTTAATACGGGCTTGGCATCGTGGATAATCTTGGGGCTCTCGCCCGCGAGCCAGGCCTCAAACGGCGCATAATCGGCGCTGCCCGCATGCCAGGCCAGCAGCGTGGACTCGGAGGCGGAGGCGATACCG encodes the following:
- a CDS encoding carbohydrate ABC transporter permease: MSARGFARKSRTRANIIALIISVILVFPVYWMFATSLKSPGQIMSSTPQFLPWPISLDNYSRAFDHADFWVFARNSLIVSLVTVLLSMVVSLGAAVAAVRFRFLGRRVLLVVLILVQMIPSSAMVIPLYLMLRSLGALDYLPGLILTYLTFVLPFSVWTLRGFVEGIPIDLEEAAMIDGCSRFQSFVKVLFPLLAPGIVATSIFAFINAWDDFIFAYVLMSSKGNYTLPVWLVSFQTSEGVDYGAMIAASAIFSLPVLIFFLFVQRKLVGGMTSGAVKG
- a CDS encoding DUF885 domain-containing protein, which codes for MTTQPSRPQTRIDQIAEDWVDTLVQLDPTVGTYIGRNEVNDRLGDYSPAGLEASRAAAVATIAALDAETPTDSVDEVTHADLRASLALSVETHDAQLPLRNLNVIASPAQEIRDGFDLMPTESEEDWSVIARRLDAVPAAIAGYISTLRLGIERGVTPARRQVLEVADQVARQGATDGFFTGFVAGGAEARPASLNADLERGAAAAGSAYRSLAAFLTEDLAPVATTRDAIGRENYALFSRQFLGAEIDLDETYEWGREELARMVSEQESVAREILPGASVEEAIAFLDRDPSRKLHGTDALQKWMQETSDRAVAELGATQFDIPEEIRTLECMIAPTQEGGIYYTGPTDDFSRAGRMWWSVPRGVTEFDTWRELTTVYHEGVPGHHLQIGQAVYNRGKLNTWRRQLAGTSGHAEGWALYAERLMEQLGYLDDPADRLGMLDGQRMRAARVVLDIGVHLEKELPGGGGTWDAAHALEFFGKNVNMNEGFVKFEVNRYLGWPGQAPSYKVGQRIWEQLRDAYAAAAGEAFDIRDFHREALDIGGVGLDTLRATLLGRG
- a CDS encoding N-acetylglucosamine-6-phosphate deacetylase, which gives rise to MDAGRLLRGAQDARGNPLWLRIRAGKIAARGAGEPPAPEPGEILEDLAGLRLLPGLIDVHCHGGGGFAMNAGSPEAVVAAARAHLAHGTTALLASVGSGPAERMLAAARAIAAAIDSGRAPTVLGIHFEGPFLSAERAGAHSPEVLRAPDPAFLAELLAASGGYARSMTIAPELPGATELISLFADRLLFSAGHTAVDAGGFRDSVGAGVSGMTHVFNAMPALGHRDPGPIPVALVDDRMSIEVIADGHHLAPEIIDLVIAAAGARRVMLITDASAVAGLGDGEFDLIDRRVSVRNGAVTLRGSATLAGSSLTLDLALARLRGRGYDFPDLAELGSGTAARFLGEEARGHLEVGARADIIALTEAAGVGVVYLAGEPVLGIIPAETGHSINRRGSSRGGGA
- a CDS encoding extracellular solute-binding protein, producing the protein MATLAVGTLALTGCSASAPESTPEKLTIWMMTGGPGDNALIQEVNEEFKKKYPDTTVNIEIQQWDSIATKLTTALASNNSPDIVEMGNTQTPLQTYSGGLSNITEYKKDFEDSAQWLPGLAAPSTYDGDLYATPLYGGTKVVMYNTELFTAAGITTPPSTLEELLANCDTLAASQAGVDSFAPFYMPGQYWFAGAPFVFAAGGEIATEKDGTWAAEMSSEKSQRGLADWRNFHETCSIPSSVGVNTNNPDQTQLFADGKAAMLYVKAWEPASVLEKNPALEGKIGFFAMPGNEADRTQPVIVAGSTIGIATQSKNQEQARDWLTIVTGKKFQQRMATELNLLPIVPEFIPSSGVTEQLQIAAEAATVSKALPASPGWAALESERYNEQFFSSIAGGADIPAAAAEYDRYVSEALNSLKR
- a CDS encoding glycoside hydrolase family 3 protein; amino-acid sequence: MTDILRLAQGVLFPGVGRKTLPRWASERLDRGLGGFVVYGKDIVSSKQLHALTAEIHRLAPGAIIAADEEGGDVNRLENNGGTSVPGNFALGRVDDLERTERAAQQLGLTLVRAGIDWNLAPAVDTAVNPFSPNGIRCFGPDRERVAQHSAAWVRGLQGAGVSACAKHFPGHGKSGTDAHLGTPRLEISREELLSGYLAPFRAAIAAGVDSIMVSHVLLTEIDDVPATISRAVLTGILREELGFTGVIITDALEMRGIADFAPLPEAAVRALVAGADALCLGSWAFQRDVDAAAEAICAAVADGTLPLERLQEANERIARLGTRPRGDISLIDDAVGARLAADVVRSHGNTRLAGENVLLISLEPTHSPAAGSPGGAVAPLLAGRGQRVETLPMAEDTYNGLGMVIAETSQFRDEFGAAGEVVLLIRSPHRFAWQAEAIAAILDTHPETIVLDMGVPHEDFSAARGWIQTFGASRVCAEAAVNVLLGADG
- a CDS encoding ROK family protein is translated as MIDEIMSANLAREGEIVVRTGPGRHATTVRFNAEAALVCGVDLGGTNCRIVVADAMGNSLIRGRFATPRDSSAAELGSWIARHVHSLVAKTASGSELGAVAIGVPGAVSGDRRRVVGSHNLGQILGEDFIREVTAALGVPTRIENDSNLALLGELRYGELAEDQTTVLFALGTGLGSAVSLDGGILAGETGLLGEFGRLPVPGSSLRLRDLLSGAGLLATARARGYVLDSAREIFDHPENFGDLESEIHAGLRHLVSIIALAYEPRTVLFTGGFSESLAREVFSATAAAVEEAVGVRATLRHADLEDSAGLLGALAASLEVLYGSLGVTVEHLPLIHIDQTRVVESLHACPLGA
- a CDS encoding carbohydrate ABC transporter permease; translated protein: MIISPPAPPKRRRPTEPARPVGRRRPGSRIGGPRSLPYLMVGPAVLILLIILGFPLVRLAMLSFEDFGPRSLFTGTADFIGFGNYLKILGDPVFWQVVLRTVVVTVCCVASMMIAGLALAHLLKRVTTWARLTLTVVLVLVWAMPMVSATLVWQWLFQPQYGVMNWILTQFRIFGDLTAHDWFSRPGEGLALIILLIVWKGLPFVVLTMYASLGQIPEELYEASSLDGAGSFRAFRDITLPMMRPILAILIVLEVIWSVNSFTPVWVLTQGGPGGQTMTLGVYSYVTAFTKNDYGTGAAIAMITVALLAVFASIYVKKLAAQGGPK
- a CDS encoding YoaK family protein, whose translation is MPTPPPASRDRLHLILMLALTFSTGIIDAVGYLGLDRVFTGNMTGNVVILGMGILGADDLPVVGPLIALAAFIIGAVIGGRALRPIAEGWTVRSTLMIAITGLILAGTAVICAISPAAESETVQFLVTGLLGLGMGIQAATARHLAVADITTVVVTSTITGLAADSRLAGGTGARWQRRVLAISLIGLGALTGAATLLLHLSVGLALAAALTLVVAWIGHPRAGAPAAG